Proteins co-encoded in one Leucobacter exalbidus genomic window:
- the sucB gene encoding 2-oxoglutarate dehydrogenase, E2 component, dihydrolipoamide succinyltransferase produces the protein MSESVVLPALGESVTEGTVTRWLKNIGDTVEIDEPLLEVSTDKVDTEIPSPVAGVLEAIFVEEDETAEVGAELARIGDGTSAAPAAPAAAPVAEPVAAPAAPVAAPAAPAAPVAEAAAAPAGDGQDVVLPSLGESITEGTVTRWLKEVGDSIEVDEPLLEVSTDKVDTEVPSPIAGIVQAIMVQEDDTVEVGGVLARIGSAAPAAPAAPVAAPAAPVAAPAPVVAPAPVAAPAPAAVAPAAAPAAPAPAAAPVVAAPAADASNATYVTPIVRKLANERGVDLEKVTGTGVGGRIRKEDVLAAAVPAAAAAAPAAKAKAPLEVSPLRGTSVKMSRLRKVIAERAVQSLQSTAQLTTVVEVDVTRVAKLRQAKKDEFLAKTGSKLSFLPFFALAAAEALRTYPIVNATVEGDSISYPDHENISIAVDTERGLLTPVLRDAGEKNLAQISGEIADLAARTRDNKLRPDELSGGTFTLTNTGSRGALFDTPLVFLPQVAILGTGAVVKKPVVVSTPEGDSVAIHSTVYLALSYDHRIVDGADAARFLSQVRARLEAGDFEGDLGM, from the coding sequence ATGAGTGAATCGGTAGTCCTCCCCGCACTGGGTGAGAGTGTGACTGAAGGAACGGTCACCCGCTGGTTGAAGAACATTGGCGACACGGTTGAGATTGACGAGCCGCTGCTCGAGGTCTCGACCGACAAGGTCGACACCGAGATCCCCTCGCCCGTAGCTGGCGTGCTCGAAGCAATCTTTGTAGAAGAAGACGAGACCGCTGAGGTTGGCGCTGAGCTGGCACGCATCGGTGATGGCACGTCGGCAGCCCCCGCGGCTCCCGCAGCCGCACCGGTTGCTGAGCCCGTAGCTGCCCCCGCAGCTCCCGTTGCCGCACCGGCAGCTCCTGCTGCACCGGTTGCTGAGGCAGCCGCTGCCCCCGCAGGCGATGGCCAGGATGTTGTTCTCCCCTCACTGGGCGAGAGCATCACCGAGGGCACCGTCACGCGCTGGCTGAAGGAGGTTGGCGATTCGATTGAGGTCGATGAGCCGCTGCTCGAGGTTTCGACCGACAAGGTTGACACCGAGGTTCCGTCGCCCATCGCCGGCATCGTTCAGGCGATCATGGTGCAGGAAGACGACACGGTTGAGGTCGGCGGCGTGCTCGCACGCATCGGCTCGGCAGCTCCGGCTGCGCCCGCAGCTCCTGTTGCAGCCCCCGCTGCCCCGGTTGCGGCTCCCGCACCCGTTGTAGCCCCTGCTCCCGTGGCTGCCCCGGCACCCGCTGCTGTAGCGCCTGCTGCTGCCCCCGCTGCTCCGGCTCCGGCCGCCGCACCGGTTGTGGCTGCTCCCGCAGCTGACGCAAGCAACGCCACCTACGTCACCCCGATCGTGCGCAAGCTTGCAAACGAGCGCGGCGTCGACCTCGAGAAGGTCACCGGCACCGGCGTGGGCGGTCGCATCCGCAAGGAAGATGTGCTCGCTGCTGCAGTTCCCGCCGCCGCGGCTGCTGCTCCCGCCGCGAAGGCCAAGGCTCCGCTTGAGGTTTCACCGCTGCGCGGCACCTCGGTCAAGATGAGCCGCCTGCGTAAGGTCATCGCTGAGCGCGCTGTGCAGTCACTGCAGAGCACCGCACAGCTGACCACCGTGGTTGAGGTTGACGTCACTCGCGTGGCCAAGCTTCGCCAGGCCAAGAAGGACGAGTTCCTCGCCAAGACCGGCTCGAAGCTTTCCTTCCTGCCGTTCTTCGCTCTGGCGGCCGCTGAGGCGCTGCGCACCTACCCGATCGTCAACGCGACGGTCGAGGGTGACTCGATCAGCTACCCCGATCACGAGAACATCAGCATTGCTGTTGACACCGAGCGTGGCCTGCTGACGCCCGTACTGCGTGACGCTGGCGAGAAGAACCTCGCTCAGATCTCGGGTGAGATCGCTGATCTCGCTGCACGCACGCGCGACAACAAGCTGAGGCCCGACGAACTCAGCGGTGGCACGTTCACGCTGACGAACACCGGCTCACGTGGCGCACTGTTCGACACGCCGCTCGTGTTCCTGCCGCAGGTGGCCATTTTGGGCACCGGCGCCGTCGTGAAGAAGCCCGTTGTGGTTTCGACTCCCGAGGGCGACAGCGTGGCAATCCACTCCACCGTCTACCTCGCACTGTCGTACGATCACCGCATCGTTGATGGCGCAGACGCAGCACGGTTCCTCAGCCAGGTGCGCGCGCGCCTCGAGGCTGGCGACTTCGAGGGCGACCTCGGAATGTAA
- the lpdA gene encoding dihydrolipoyl dehydrogenase has product MADQQFDIVVLGGGSAGYATAIRATQLGMTAAVIEKDKLGGTCLHRGCVPTKALLHSAEIADVAREGEKYGVLSSVAGIDIAQVNNYRNTLVAGKHKGLQGLLKANGITVIDGLGKLIAPNTVQVGADRIIGKNVVLATGSYSRSLPGLEIGGRVITSEHALELEEIPSKVIILGGGVIGVEFASVWRSFGADVTIVEGLPHLVPNEEESVSKQLERAFKKRGIGFKIGVRFQSVTQDASSVTVTLEDGTQLNADYLLVAVGRGPATQGAGFEEVGVAMDRGFVLANERLATNVPGVYAVGDIVPGLQLAHRGYQQGIFVAEEIAGLNPVIVEDVNIPKVTYCDPEIASVGLTEAKAKEKFGADNVTAYEYNLAGNAKSSILGTSGSVKAVRVNNGPVVGVHMIGARVGELVGEAQLIVNWEAYPEDVAPLIHGHPTQNETIGEAMLKLAGKPLHAI; this is encoded by the coding sequence TTGGCCGATCAGCAGTTTGACATTGTCGTCCTGGGCGGAGGAAGCGCGGGTTACGCAACCGCTATCCGCGCTACGCAGCTGGGTATGACCGCAGCTGTCATTGAGAAAGACAAGCTCGGAGGCACCTGCCTGCACCGTGGCTGCGTGCCCACCAAGGCACTGCTGCACTCCGCAGAGATTGCCGACGTTGCGCGCGAGGGCGAGAAGTACGGTGTGCTTTCGAGCGTCGCCGGCATCGACATCGCGCAGGTCAACAACTACCGCAACACGCTCGTTGCCGGAAAGCACAAGGGCCTGCAGGGACTCTTGAAGGCCAACGGCATCACCGTGATTGACGGCTTGGGCAAGCTCATCGCCCCCAACACCGTGCAGGTAGGCGCAGACCGCATCATCGGTAAGAACGTGGTGCTCGCCACCGGTTCGTACTCTCGCTCACTCCCCGGCCTCGAGATTGGCGGCCGCGTCATCACGAGCGAGCACGCACTCGAGCTCGAAGAGATTCCGAGCAAGGTCATCATCTTGGGCGGCGGCGTGATCGGCGTTGAGTTCGCCAGCGTCTGGCGTTCATTCGGTGCCGACGTCACCATCGTTGAGGGCCTGCCCCACCTCGTGCCCAACGAGGAAGAGTCTGTGTCAAAGCAGCTCGAGCGTGCCTTCAAGAAACGCGGCATCGGCTTCAAGATCGGCGTGCGTTTCCAGTCGGTCACGCAGGACGCCTCGAGCGTCACCGTCACGCTCGAAGACGGTACGCAGCTCAACGCTGACTACTTGCTCGTCGCCGTGGGCCGTGGCCCGGCCACCCAGGGTGCTGGCTTCGAAGAGGTTGGCGTCGCGATGGATCGCGGCTTCGTGCTCGCGAACGAGCGCCTCGCCACCAACGTTCCCGGCGTCTACGCCGTGGGCGACATCGTTCCTGGCCTGCAGCTTGCACACCGCGGCTACCAGCAGGGCATCTTCGTGGCAGAAGAGATTGCTGGCCTCAACCCGGTGATCGTCGAAGACGTCAACATCCCGAAGGTCACCTACTGTGACCCCGAGATCGCGTCGGTCGGCCTCACCGAGGCGAAGGCCAAGGAGAAGTTCGGCGCAGACAACGTCACCGCGTACGAGTACAACCTCGCCGGTAACGCCAAGAGCTCCATCCTGGGCACTTCGGGTTCAGTCAAGGCTGTGCGCGTCAACAACGGCCCCGTGGTCGGTGTGCACATGATCGGCGCACGCGTCGGTGAACTCGTTGGCGAAGCTCAGCTCATCGTGAACTGGGAAGCATACCCCGAGGATGTGGCACCGTTGATTCACGGCCACCCGACGCAGAACGAAACCATTGGCGAAGCGATGCTGAAGCTCGCTGGCAAGCCGCTGCACGCGATTTAA
- a CDS encoding proteasome assembly chaperone family protein — protein sequence MSDSIFSAEYADRRAQVPRGIPLIVALQGLSDAGGAISQLEEYLWERCKPEVIVRFNTDLLLDYRSRRPVITFENDHFTDYEPEELTLSLAHDELGSPFLLLSGFEPDYRWELFIDTVLLLVHEFEVSITAWSHAIPMPVPHTRPISMTVSGSREDLIEARSAWRPNTKLSASAAHVLEYRLHSLGEEVAGLALLIPHYLASTEYPEALYAALDGLMAATGLIFATDDVRARARTFTEQVDAQISENHESLEMVRTLEKRYDTYMEDHETRSPLISDDGSLPSADQIASELERFLAQQRGPGDFGYPEAPGDPGPDSDEAAPDHGE from the coding sequence GTGAGCGATTCAATCTTTTCTGCAGAGTACGCCGATAGGCGCGCCCAGGTGCCCCGTGGCATCCCACTGATTGTTGCGCTGCAAGGGCTCAGCGACGCCGGGGGAGCGATTTCGCAACTCGAGGAGTATCTGTGGGAGCGGTGCAAGCCCGAGGTGATCGTGCGGTTCAACACCGATCTGTTGCTCGATTACCGATCAAGGCGCCCGGTCATCACCTTCGAGAACGACCACTTCACCGATTATGAGCCTGAAGAGCTCACCCTGAGCCTCGCGCACGATGAGCTCGGCAGCCCCTTCCTGCTGCTGAGCGGGTTCGAGCCCGATTACCGCTGGGAACTGTTCATCGACACGGTGCTGCTGCTCGTGCACGAGTTCGAGGTCTCGATCACGGCGTGGAGCCATGCGATCCCGATGCCGGTGCCACACACGCGCCCCATTTCGATGACGGTGAGTGGTTCGCGCGAGGATCTCATTGAGGCGCGTTCGGCGTGGCGCCCCAACACGAAGCTCTCGGCTTCTGCGGCGCACGTGCTCGAATACCGACTGCACTCGCTGGGCGAGGAGGTCGCGGGCCTCGCGCTTTTGATTCCGCACTACCTCGCGAGCACCGAATACCCCGAGGCGCTGTATGCCGCCCTCGACGGGCTGATGGCGGCCACCGGGCTGATCTTTGCCACCGATGATGTGCGGGCCCGGGCGCGCACGTTCACCGAGCAGGTAGACGCCCAGATCAGTGAGAATCACGAGTCCCTCGAGATGGTGCGCACGCTCGAGAAGCGCTACGACACCTATATGGAAGATCACGAGACGCGCTCGCCCCTGATCAGCGACGATGGCTCACTGCCCAGCGCCGATCAAATCGCGAGCGAGCTCGAACGATTCTTGGCGCAGCAGCGGGGCCCGGGTGATTTTGGGTACCCCGAGGCCCCGGGTGACCCGGGCCCTGATTCTGACGAAGCTGCTCCGGATCACGGCGAGTAG
- a CDS encoding RNA polymerase sigma factor, producing the protein MATASTPTTRSTSAKTAQSAAEDAAEVKDDTAAAPKATAKKTTTTKTATAAKTTATKTAAAKATATKATATKAATTKAAATKAATTKAAATKAAAAKKAAEAAEVAPAAKKKTSRKKSSDAIDYSAIAAEEEPVEVEKPAATVTEPLPTGAIVLKASEEEDVPTYTTAIPGATADPVKDYLKQIGKVALLNAAEEVELAMRIEAGLFAAEKLGTEKGLPKKLERELKWVARDGQRAKSHLLGANLRLVVSLAKRYTGRGMQFLDLIQEGNLGLIRAVEKFDYTKGFKFSTYATWWIRQAITRAMADQARTIRIPVHMVEVINKLARVQRQMLQDLGREPTPEELSRELDMTPEKVVEVQKYGREPISLHTPLGEDGDSEFGDLIEDTEAIVPADAVGFTMLQQQLEQLLDSLSEREAGVIRMRFGLGDGMPKTLDQIGDTFGVTRERIRQIESKTMAKLRHPSRSQQLRDYLE; encoded by the coding sequence GTGGCAACTGCATCCACCCCCACTACTCGCTCGACCTCGGCCAAGACTGCTCAGTCTGCCGCGGAGGATGCCGCAGAGGTGAAGGACGACACAGCGGCGGCGCCAAAGGCGACCGCTAAGAAGACGACCACTACGAAGACCGCCACCGCCGCGAAGACCACGGCGACGAAGACTGCGGCCGCCAAGGCCACAGCTACGAAGGCTACGGCCACCAAGGCGGCTACGACGAAGGCAGCGGCTACTAAGGCCGCAACCACGAAGGCGGCAGCGACCAAGGCTGCTGCTGCAAAGAAGGCCGCTGAAGCTGCCGAGGTAGCACCCGCTGCCAAGAAGAAGACTTCGAGGAAGAAGTCATCTGACGCGATTGATTACAGCGCCATCGCAGCAGAAGAAGAGCCCGTCGAGGTTGAGAAGCCTGCCGCGACCGTCACCGAACCGCTGCCCACCGGCGCAATTGTGCTGAAGGCCAGCGAAGAAGAAGACGTACCGACCTACACGACCGCCATCCCCGGCGCGACTGCAGACCCGGTAAAGGACTACCTGAAGCAGATCGGTAAGGTCGCACTGCTGAACGCGGCCGAAGAGGTCGAGCTCGCTATGCGTATCGAGGCGGGCCTGTTTGCCGCTGAGAAGCTCGGCACCGAAAAGGGTCTGCCCAAGAAGCTTGAGCGCGAGCTCAAGTGGGTTGCCCGTGACGGCCAGCGTGCCAAGAGCCACCTGCTGGGCGCCAACCTGCGCCTCGTGGTGTCGCTTGCGAAGCGCTACACCGGCCGCGGCATGCAGTTCCTTGACCTGATCCAGGAAGGTAATCTGGGCCTGATCCGTGCCGTCGAGAAGTTCGACTACACCAAGGGCTTCAAGTTCTCGACCTACGCCACCTGGTGGATCCGTCAGGCCATCACGCGCGCTATGGCTGACCAGGCCCGCACGATCCGTATTCCCGTGCACATGGTCGAGGTCATCAACAAGCTCGCCCGCGTGCAGCGTCAGATGCTGCAGGATCTGGGCCGCGAGCCCACTCCTGAAGAGCTGAGCCGCGAGCTCGACATGACCCCTGAAAAGGTCGTCGAGGTGCAGAAGTACGGCCGCGAGCCCATCTCACTGCACACCCCGCTGGGCGAAGACGGTGACAGCGAGTTCGGTGACCTCATTGAGGACACCGAGGCGATTGTTCCCGCCGACGCTGTGGGCTTCACGATGCTGCAGCAGCAGCTCGAGCAGCTGCTTGATTCGCTGTCTGAGCGCGAAGCCGGCGTGATCCGCATGCGCTTTGGCCTCGGTGACGGCATGCCGAAGACCCTCGACCAGATTGGCGACACGTTCGGGGTTACCCGCGAGCGCATCCGTCAGATCGAGTCGAAGACGATGGCGAAGCTGCGCCACCCGTCGCGGTCGCAGCAGCTGCGCGACTACCTCGAGTAA
- a CDS encoding DUF7455 domain-containing protein: MSTIEHDLATDTQATDRPLTSLDRCDSCGAQAYVRVALGGSELLFCAHHANKHEAKLKPMAEAWHDESHKLGA; encoded by the coding sequence ATGTCGACTATCGAGCATGACCTCGCGACTGACACTCAGGCCACTGATCGCCCACTCACGTCGCTGGATCGCTGCGACAGCTGTGGTGCACAGGCGTACGTGCGAGTTGCGCTTGGCGGCAGCGAACTACTGTTCTGCGCCCACCACGCAAACAAGCACGAGGCGAAGCTGAAGCCCATGGCTGAAGCCTGGCACGACGAGAGCCACAAGCTCGGCGCATAG
- a CDS encoding DNA gyrase/topoisomerase IV subunit B — MAEQNTASGASKTAASESNYSARHLTVLEGLEAVRKRPGMYIGTTDSRGLMHCLWEIIDNSVDEALAGHGNEIGITLHADGSVTVTDKGRGVPVDIEPKSGLSGVELVFTKLHAGGKFGGGGYASSGGLHGVGASVVNALSSRLDVEVDRAGKTWAMSFRHGEPGEFAGEGPESAFTPYDNASQLRLVGKAKRGVTGTRVRYWADPQIFLATARFEPESLIARARQTAFLVPGLAIEIRDERPEGLDEAGAPTVHSFSYEGGLSEFVEFLSTDSPLTDTWRITDEGKFKETVPVMDEVTGHLVSREVERNCEVDIALRWGTGYDTSVQSFVNIISTPKGGTHLAGFEQGITRFFRKQIETNARKLKAGTDKPDKDDLLTGLTAVVTVRVPEPQFEGQTKEVLGTAAVRAIVSKAIVKGLTERFESVKKADRAQTGALLEKMVSEMKARISLRAQRDTARRKSSLESSSLPAKLIDCRSKKVAETEIFIVEGDSALGTARPARDSEFQALLPIRGKILNVQKASVAEMLNNLECGSIIKVIGAGSGRDFDLESARYGKVILMSDADVDGAHIRTLLLTLFFRYMRPMLEAGRVYAAVPPLHRVIIQHAGRKANETVYTYSEQELNKLLADLRKRGKKYQEPIQRYKGLGEMDADQLAETTMDREHRTLRRVRLEDAHAASAMFELLMGNDVAPRKEFIIDNADDMDRDRIDA; from the coding sequence GTGGCCGAACAGAACACAGCTTCAGGTGCATCGAAGACCGCAGCATCAGAGTCGAATTATTCGGCCAGGCACCTCACGGTCCTCGAGGGGCTCGAAGCGGTGCGCAAGCGCCCGGGCATGTACATCGGCACCACCGATTCTCGCGGCCTCATGCACTGCCTGTGGGAGATCATCGACAACTCGGTCGATGAGGCCCTCGCCGGCCACGGCAACGAGATTGGCATCACGCTGCACGCTGACGGCAGCGTGACCGTGACCGATAAGGGCCGCGGCGTGCCCGTCGACATTGAGCCCAAGAGTGGGCTGAGCGGCGTTGAGCTCGTGTTCACGAAGCTGCACGCCGGCGGCAAGTTCGGCGGGGGAGGCTACGCCTCCTCTGGTGGCCTGCACGGTGTGGGTGCTTCGGTCGTCAACGCACTCTCCTCACGTCTCGACGTCGAGGTGGATCGCGCCGGTAAGACCTGGGCCATGTCATTCAGGCACGGTGAGCCCGGCGAGTTCGCGGGCGAGGGCCCCGAGAGCGCGTTCACCCCGTACGACAACGCCTCGCAGTTGCGCCTCGTGGGCAAAGCAAAGCGCGGGGTCACCGGTACGCGGGTGCGCTACTGGGCCGACCCACAGATCTTCTTGGCGACGGCGCGCTTCGAGCCCGAGTCGCTCATCGCGCGCGCCCGACAGACTGCCTTCTTGGTGCCCGGTTTGGCCATTGAGATTCGCGATGAACGACCCGAGGGTCTTGACGAGGCTGGCGCACCCACGGTGCACTCATTCTCCTACGAGGGTGGGCTCTCTGAGTTCGTTGAGTTTCTGTCAACCGATTCGCCGCTCACCGACACGTGGCGCATCACCGACGAGGGCAAGTTTAAAGAGACCGTTCCCGTGATGGATGAGGTCACCGGTCACCTCGTTTCACGCGAGGTCGAGCGCAACTGCGAGGTCGACATTGCGCTGCGCTGGGGCACCGGCTACGACACCTCGGTGCAGAGCTTCGTCAACATTATTTCAACGCCCAAGGGCGGCACCCACCTGGCCGGCTTCGAGCAGGGCATCACCAGGTTCTTCCGCAAGCAGATCGAAACAAACGCGCGCAAGCTGAAGGCTGGCACCGATAAGCCCGATAAGGATGACCTGCTCACCGGGTTGACCGCGGTGGTCACCGTGCGCGTGCCCGAGCCCCAGTTTGAGGGACAGACCAAAGAGGTGCTCGGCACCGCTGCGGTGCGGGCGATCGTGTCGAAGGCCATCGTCAAGGGCCTCACCGAACGCTTCGAATCGGTCAAGAAGGCCGACCGTGCCCAAACCGGTGCCCTGCTTGAAAAGATGGTCTCCGAGATGAAGGCGCGCATCTCCCTACGCGCGCAGCGCGACACCGCACGGCGTAAGAGCTCGCTCGAGAGTTCCTCGCTTCCGGCCAAGCTCATCGATTGCCGCTCCAAGAAGGTCGCAGAGACTGAGATCTTCATCGTGGAGGGCGACAGCGCGCTCGGCACCGCGCGCCCCGCACGCGACAGCGAATTTCAGGCGCTCCTGCCCATTCGCGGCAAGATCCTCAACGTACAAAAAGCGTCGGTCGCCGAGATGCTCAACAACCTCGAGTGCGGCTCGATCATTAAGGTGATCGGCGCGGGCTCTGGGCGTGACTTCGATCTCGAATCGGCGCGGTACGGCAAGGTGATTTTGATGAGCGACGCCGACGTCGACGGCGCCCACATTCGCACCCTGCTGCTCACCCTGTTCTTCAGGTACATGCGCCCGATGCTTGAGGCCGGTCGCGTCTACGCCGCCGTGCCGCCGCTGCACCGCGTGATCATTCAGCACGCCGGCCGCAAGGCAAACGAGACGGTATACACGTACAGCGAACAAGAGCTGAACAAGCTGCTGGCCGACCTGCGCAAGCGCGGCAAGAAGTACCAAGAGCCGATTCAGCGCTACAAGGGTCTGGGTGAAATGGACGCCGATCAGCTGGCCGAAACCACGATGGATCGTGAACACCGCACACTGCGCCGGGTGCGCCTCGAAGACGCCCACGCAGCGTCGGCGATGTTTGAGCTGCTGATGGGCAACGATGTCGCCCCGCGCAAGGAGTTCATCATCGACAACGCCGACGACATGGATCGCGACCGCATCGACGCATGA
- a CDS encoding DNA gyrase/topoisomerase IV subunit A gives MTDVPNNTSAVTPAHPHEAPGERIEDIDISQEMEGSFLEYAYSVIYSRALPDARDGMKPVQRRILFMMQDMGLKPEKGHVKSARVVGEVMGKLHPHGDASIYDALVRLAQDFALRLPLIDGHGNFGSLDDGPAASRYTEARLAGAAIAMTDSLDEDVVDFVPNYDNQIMQPEVLPSAIPNLLVNGASGIAVGMATNLAPHNLIEVVDGAKHLLSNPRATVEELMEFIPGPDLPGGGTIVGLDGIKDAYRTGRGAFRTRAKVSVEQLGPRRTGLVVTELPYLVGPERVIEKIKQGVDAKKLSGISDVADLTDRKNGMRLVITLKTGFSPEAVLEALYRYTPLEDSFSINSVALVKGQPQTLGLREMLRVFLDHRISVITRRCEFRLRKRRDRLHLVEGLLIAILDIDEVIQVIRASDDSDSARSRLMQVFDLSEAQAEYILELRLRRLTKFSRVELEAERDELSKEIAELLEILGSEANLRKVVATELDQVAETYGTPRRTLLTGAVMRPARAGAAPKSLEVADSPCAVMLSVTGRALRVDRDPESGELPRSTSRATKHGAVLATVEATVRSELGAILSDGTLQRFTPVDLPLVPGASIAFSAGVKLLDYLGITDKKLSVVGIVPLESDALIGLFTSQGVVKRVVLSDLPAKPTFEVITLKGDDRLLAAFPAPDGAEFAVVTSEAQLLRFPAATVRAQGRPAAGMTGIKLGAEARVVFAGAVPEGVEARVVTVADSSITLPGTDVATAKVTDWAEIPAKGRATGGVRVQRFLKWEDQISCAWVGAGEPRALSLDGAARKLPTELGKRDGSGTPLDGAAAYVGVAP, from the coding sequence ATGACCGACGTCCCGAATAACACCTCTGCAGTCACGCCCGCACACCCTCACGAAGCCCCGGGCGAACGCATCGAGGACATCGATATCTCGCAAGAGATGGAGGGCTCGTTTCTCGAGTACGCCTACTCGGTGATTTACTCGCGCGCCCTGCCCGATGCGCGCGACGGCATGAAGCCGGTACAGCGCCGCATCCTCTTTATGATGCAAGATATGGGCCTGAAGCCCGAGAAGGGTCACGTGAAATCGGCGCGCGTGGTCGGCGAAGTGATGGGTAAGCTCCACCCACACGGCGACGCCTCGATCTACGATGCGCTCGTGCGCCTTGCACAAGACTTTGCCCTGCGGTTGCCGCTCATTGACGGCCACGGCAACTTTGGTTCGCTCGATGACGGCCCGGCCGCGTCGCGATACACCGAGGCTCGCCTGGCGGGCGCGGCGATCGCCATGACTGACTCGCTTGACGAAGACGTTGTCGATTTCGTGCCGAACTACGACAACCAGATCATGCAGCCCGAGGTGTTGCCCTCGGCGATTCCCAACCTGCTCGTGAACGGGGCGAGCGGTATCGCGGTGGGCATGGCGACCAACCTCGCTCCCCACAACCTCATCGAGGTCGTTGACGGCGCCAAGCACCTGCTCTCAAACCCGCGCGCCACGGTCGAAGAGCTAATGGAGTTTATCCCCGGGCCCGACCTGCCCGGCGGCGGCACGATCGTTGGGCTCGACGGCATTAAGGATGCCTACCGCACCGGCCGTGGCGCCTTCCGCACCCGCGCCAAGGTGTCGGTGGAACAGCTCGGCCCGCGCCGCACCGGCCTCGTCGTGACTGAACTGCCCTATCTCGTTGGCCCCGAGCGCGTGATCGAGAAGATCAAGCAGGGTGTTGACGCGAAGAAGCTGTCGGGCATTTCTGACGTCGCTGATCTCACCGACCGCAAAAACGGTATGCGGCTCGTGATCACGCTCAAGACCGGGTTCTCACCCGAAGCGGTGCTCGAAGCGCTCTACCGGTACACCCCGCTCGAAGACTCGTTCAGCATCAACTCGGTCGCGCTCGTCAAGGGCCAGCCGCAGACCCTGGGGCTGCGGGAAATGCTGCGGGTGTTCCTAGATCACCGCATCTCGGTCATCACCCGCCGATGCGAGTTCAGGCTGCGTAAGCGCCGCGATCGACTGCACCTCGTTGAGGGGCTGCTCATCGCGATCCTCGACATTGATGAAGTCATTCAGGTGATTCGCGCCAGCGATGACTCTGACAGCGCGCGCTCACGCCTGATGCAGGTGTTTGACCTGTCAGAGGCACAGGCCGAGTACATTCTCGAGCTGCGCCTGCGACGGCTCACGAAGTTCTCGCGCGTCGAGCTTGAAGCCGAACGCGACGAACTCAGCAAGGAAATCGCCGAACTGCTTGAGATCTTGGGGAGCGAAGCGAACCTGCGTAAAGTGGTCGCGACCGAGCTCGATCAGGTCGCCGAAACGTATGGCACACCGCGGCGTACGCTGCTCACGGGTGCGGTTATGCGCCCCGCGCGTGCCGGCGCCGCCCCGAAGTCACTCGAGGTTGCCGACTCCCCCTGCGCCGTGATGCTGTCGGTCACGGGCCGGGCGTTGCGCGTCGACCGCGACCCCGAGAGCGGCGAACTGCCGCGATCAACATCACGCGCCACGAAGCACGGCGCCGTACTGGCCACCGTTGAAGCGACGGTGCGCAGCGAACTGGGCGCCATTCTCAGCGACGGCACGCTGCAGCGATTCACCCCCGTGGATCTGCCGCTCGTGCCGGGCGCAAGCATCGCCTTCTCGGCGGGTGTGAAACTGCTCGATTACCTGGGCATCACCGACAAGAAGCTCAGCGTCGTGGGCATTGTGCCCCTCGAATCTGATGCCCTGATCGGTTTGTTCACCAGCCAGGGCGTGGTGAAGCGTGTGGTGCTGAGTGATTTGCCCGCCAAGCCCACGTTCGAGGTCATTACGCTGAAGGGCGACGACCGGCTGCTCGCGGCGTTCCCCGCCCCCGATGGGGCCGAGTTCGCCGTCGTCACCAGCGAGGCGCAGCTGCTGCGGTTCCCCGCGGCGACCGTGCGTGCGCAGGGCCGGCCCGCCGCGGGTATGACGGGCATCAAACTGGGCGCAGAAGCCCGCGTGGTGTTTGCCGGCGCAGTGCCCGAGGGTGTTGAGGCGCGAGTCGTGACCGTGGCAGACAGCTCCATCACGCTGCCCGGCACCGATGTCGCCACCGCGAAGGTCACCGACTGGGCCGAGATTCCCGCCAAGGGCCGGGCCACGGGTGGCGTGCGTGTGCAGCGATTCTTGAAATGGGAAGACCAGATCTCATGTGCGTGGGTGGGCGCGGGCGAACCGCGCGCGCTGTCACTTGACGGGGCGGCACGTAAGCTGCCCACCGAACTGGGCAAACGCGACGGCTCGGGCACCCCGCTCGACGGCGCGGCCGCCTATGTGGGCGTCGCTCCCTAA